From the Solibacillus sp. FSL R5-0449 genome, one window contains:
- the argS gene encoding arginine--tRNA ligase: MYKSIASIIQDALPQNIITTDEIEQLLEKPKYEHLGDVAFPCFTLAKILKKAPNMIAREIGDRIKNELIQEVQVVGGYINLFLNKLQVTRSVITKIMSAPEAYGQQQSKHKNIVIDFSSPNIAKPFSMGHLRSTVIGNALANIAEKNGYNVVRVNHLGDWGTQFGKLIVAFRLWGEKECVEQAPIEALLKLYVKFHDEAESNDNLNEQARSAFKALEDQDPEALELWNWFKGASLQEFKQIYDQLHIAFDSYEGEAFYNDKMQPIVEELNKKQLLKESHGANVVELEDMPPCLITKQDGATLYATRDLAAAFYRKKRYEPAKVFYVVGNEQTLHFKQVFQVISKMGYPWAENLKHVPFGMILKDGKKMSTRKGRVILLKGVLKEAVDTASRNIEEKNPTLNNKQNVAEQVGIGAVIFNDLKNFRLNDIEFSLPQMLNFEGETGPYVQYTHARIHSILDKAKYKADKEIPVEELEDSAWAVILLLQQYPQVVIDSFEQVDPSLIAKYVLHLARMFNKYYANTKILVEDQQRENRLQLCFAVATVLKDGLKLLGIQSPERM, translated from the coding sequence ATGTATAAAAGTATTGCATCAATAATTCAAGACGCTTTGCCTCAAAATATTATAACGACAGATGAAATTGAACAACTACTGGAAAAGCCAAAGTATGAGCATTTAGGGGATGTAGCTTTTCCATGCTTTACGCTTGCCAAAATATTAAAGAAAGCCCCGAATATGATCGCTCGGGAAATAGGCGACAGAATTAAAAATGAACTTATACAGGAAGTGCAAGTAGTTGGCGGCTATATAAATCTATTTTTAAATAAGCTGCAAGTGACAAGAAGCGTCATTACCAAGATTATGTCAGCTCCAGAAGCATACGGCCAACAACAATCAAAACATAAAAACATTGTAATCGATTTTTCATCACCGAATATTGCAAAACCATTCTCCATGGGGCATCTTCGTTCTACAGTTATTGGCAATGCCCTTGCAAATATTGCAGAAAAAAACGGGTACAACGTTGTCCGGGTAAATCATCTTGGCGACTGGGGTACCCAATTTGGTAAATTGATTGTGGCATTTCGGCTATGGGGAGAAAAAGAGTGTGTTGAACAAGCACCTATCGAAGCGCTTTTAAAACTTTACGTGAAGTTCCATGATGAAGCGGAATCAAATGACAATCTAAATGAGCAAGCGAGATCTGCTTTTAAAGCGCTCGAAGATCAGGATCCGGAGGCATTGGAATTATGGAATTGGTTTAAAGGTGCTTCTTTACAAGAATTTAAGCAGATTTATGATCAGCTCCATATTGCGTTTGATTCTTATGAGGGGGAAGCTTTTTATAATGATAAAATGCAGCCTATTGTTGAGGAATTAAATAAGAAGCAATTACTTAAAGAGTCGCATGGCGCAAATGTTGTGGAGCTTGAAGACATGCCGCCTTGTTTAATAACTAAGCAGGACGGGGCAACATTATATGCGACACGTGACTTAGCCGCAGCATTTTATAGAAAGAAGCGTTATGAACCAGCCAAAGTTTTCTATGTAGTAGGGAATGAGCAAACACTGCATTTTAAACAAGTGTTTCAAGTCATTTCGAAAATGGGCTATCCATGGGCGGAAAATCTGAAGCATGTACCATTTGGAATGATACTGAAAGACGGAAAAAAGATGTCGACTCGTAAAGGTAGAGTCATTTTATTGAAGGGTGTATTAAAGGAAGCGGTGGATACAGCGTCAAGAAATATAGAGGAAAAAAATCCAACTTTAAATAATAAACAAAATGTAGCTGAGCAAGTAGGCATTGGCGCGGTAATATTTAATGATTTAAAAAACTTTCGCTTAAACGATATTGAATTTTCATTACCTCAAATGTTGAATTTCGAAGGCGAAACAGGGCCATATGTACAATATACTCATGCCCGGATTCATTCCATTTTAGATAAAGCAAAGTATAAAGCGGACAAGGAAATACCCGTAGAAGAATTAGAAGATTCGGCTTGGGCTGTCATTTTGCTGTTGCAACAATATCCTCAAGTAGTTATAGACAGTTTTGAACAAGTGGATCCATCCTTAATTGCGAAATATGTATTGCATTTAGCACGGATGTTCAACAAATATTATGCAAATACAAAAATATTAGTAGAAGATCAACAACGTGAAAACCGTTTACAGCTATGTTTTGCAGTAGCAACCGTATTAAAGGATGGTTTGAAATTACTAGGCATCCAATCACCTGAAAGAATGTAA
- a CDS encoding alpha/beta hydrolase: MWEQQLIETTRGVFEVFTKGEGKPLCVTHLYSEFNANGNRFAEMFVPYYKVHLVNLRGCGKSTDDVSVSNYGMQDSVADLEAIRTALDYNAWGFAGHSTGGMLALNYAILHPESVEFIVAGGLCASAEYMHHPASIYCKENPNNKRILEILAMLRDPSSTIEQRRAGSKEWALMSLYKEQSYENMISRPSSGKTVSKRLDYFSYKELQDFDLRPQLPTVKTKAYIYGGLYDAQCPYEFAVEAADLLANATLTTFAKSNHNPFIEEEEKFSDFVRNLSQVHSSQL, translated from the coding sequence ATGTGGGAACAGCAGCTAATTGAAACAACGCGAGGAGTTTTTGAAGTTTTTACAAAAGGCGAGGGGAAACCGCTCTGTGTGACACATTTATACAGCGAATTTAATGCAAATGGCAATCGGTTTGCGGAAATGTTTGTCCCGTATTATAAAGTGCATTTAGTGAATTTACGTGGCTGCGGAAAATCAACGGATGATGTGTCTGTCTCTAACTATGGCATGCAGGATAGTGTAGCGGATCTGGAGGCAATACGAACAGCATTGGATTATAATGCATGGGGCTTTGCGGGGCATTCAACAGGGGGAATGCTTGCATTAAATTATGCGATTTTGCATCCGGAAAGCGTGGAATTTATCGTAGCTGGCGGACTTTGTGCTTCTGCAGAATATATGCATCACCCTGCGAGCATCTACTGCAAGGAAAATCCTAACAATAAAAGGATTCTTGAGATTTTAGCGATGCTGCGCGATCCATCATCAACAATCGAGCAAAGAAGAGCGGGCTCTAAAGAATGGGCGCTTATGTCGCTATATAAAGAACAAAGCTATGAAAATATGATAAGCCGGCCAAGCAGCGGGAAAACCGTTTCAAAAAGACTGGATTATTTTTCGTATAAAGAGCTCCAAGACTTCGATTTGCGACCGCAATTACCGACAGTGAAAACGAAAGCCTATATATACGGCGGGTTATACGATGCGCAATGTCCATATGAATTTGCAGTGGAAGCGGCGGATTTGCTAGCGAATGCGACTTTGACGACCTTTGCAAAAAGTAACCATAACCCGTTTATTGAGGAAGAAGAAAAGTTCTCGGATTTTGTCCGGAATCTGTCCCAAGTTCATTCTTCACAATTATAA
- a CDS encoding GNAT family protein: MEEIILENEIVKLRPVQIDDVEAITAAANDERIWEHMSVTLLSKEAVQNYIENAIKERKKGISNMFAVIDKKTDAIVGCTSFLDISFPHKRLEIGSTWYNPSVWRSAINTNCKFLLFRYCFEELQLNRVQIKTGHENYRSQKAIERIGAVKEGVLRNHMIRKEGIIRHTVMYSVILEDWTQLKVKFVDHLLKY; this comes from the coding sequence ATGGAAGAAATCATATTAGAAAATGAAATCGTCAAGTTAAGACCTGTACAAATAGATGATGTTGAAGCAATTACCGCTGCCGCGAATGATGAGCGGATTTGGGAGCATATGTCGGTAACATTGCTTTCTAAAGAAGCGGTACAAAACTATATTGAAAATGCGATTAAAGAGCGGAAGAAAGGGATTTCCAATATGTTTGCGGTTATCGATAAGAAAACGGACGCCATTGTAGGCTGTACCTCTTTTCTTGATATTTCATTTCCGCATAAAAGATTGGAAATAGGGTCTACTTGGTATAACCCGAGTGTTTGGCGCTCGGCGATTAATACAAATTGCAAGTTTTTATTGTTTCGATACTGCTTTGAAGAACTTCAATTAAATCGTGTTCAAATTAAAACAGGTCACGAAAACTACCGTTCGCAAAAAGCGATTGAACGGATTGGCGCAGTAAAAGAAGGGGTTCTGCGCAATCATATGATCCGAAAAGAAGGAATCATTCGCCATACCGTTATGTATAGTGTCATTCTGGAAGATTGGACACAACTTAAAGTCAAGTTCGTCGATCATTTATTAAAATATTGA
- a CDS encoding 3'-5' exonuclease, with protein sequence MKNLGRTKTYISIDIEAALIRGKQYIIEIGAVKWLPDGTTETFTQLIQPYKFKKLNAHIQKLTGITTEQLVDAPSFKEAFHKFKRWCKQDYVFLTFGEFDRKVLEEELSRNYIKNDCLYPMIDFQQKYMIANGLKEQPSLGGLMAQLGLENETQHRALADAASLLSIFVKVDGDQLIEQQQTNDFILLLTNFRMLETTYELVISVTNCKIEDDRITVNSMNTFRDELPFTVQIVERVGEDGEKTTSEKISIKPNAQAKQFLQQVSENMDGKILISRTALRSMSKILKLHQVTLPKTEVMTLANLLKKEEIIARFNLDDEPTNTYEARVLSLLNKYEHMFVAEFYKRALIEKNIIQV encoded by the coding sequence GTGAAAAATTTGGGACGAACGAAAACATATATAAGTATAGATATAGAAGCCGCCCTGATACGCGGTAAGCAGTATATTATTGAAATTGGCGCAGTGAAATGGCTTCCTGATGGTACGACAGAAACGTTTACACAGTTAATTCAGCCATATAAATTCAAAAAGTTGAATGCGCACATTCAAAAGCTGACAGGTATCACGACAGAACAGCTAGTTGATGCCCCTTCCTTTAAAGAAGCTTTTCATAAATTTAAGCGCTGGTGCAAGCAGGATTATGTATTTTTGACATTTGGAGAATTTGATCGGAAAGTGCTTGAAGAAGAGCTGTCACGAAATTATATAAAAAATGATTGCTTGTATCCGATGATCGATTTCCAGCAAAAATATATGATTGCCAATGGTTTAAAAGAGCAGCCTTCATTGGGAGGGTTAATGGCACAGCTTGGGTTGGAAAACGAAACACAGCACCGTGCATTAGCAGATGCGGCAAGTCTGCTATCAATCTTCGTTAAAGTTGATGGAGATCAGCTCATTGAACAGCAGCAAACGAATGATTTTATTTTATTGCTGACAAATTTCAGAATGCTCGAAACGACGTACGAACTTGTCATCTCAGTAACGAATTGTAAAATCGAGGATGATCGGATAACGGTCAATTCAATGAATACTTTCCGTGATGAGCTTCCTTTTACTGTACAAATAGTCGAACGTGTGGGGGAAGACGGAGAAAAAACGACATCGGAGAAAATATCGATTAAGCCGAATGCACAGGCAAAGCAGTTCTTGCAGCAAGTTTCGGAGAATATGGACGGCAAAATTTTAATTTCACGTACGGCATTACGATCAATGTCAAAAATATTGAAATTGCATCAAGTCACTTTGCCGAAAACTGAAGTGATGACATTAGCAAATTTATTGAAAAAAGAAGAGATAATTGCAAGATTTAATTTAGATGATGAACCTACCAATACATATGAAGCAAGAGTGTTAAGTTTGCTTAATAAGTATGAGCATATGTTTGTTGCTGAGTTTTATAAACGAGCATTAATCGAGAAAAATATAATACAAGTATAA
- the coaW gene encoding type II pantothenate kinase, with protein sequence MSAWIGIDTGGTLTKLAYLDEQQELKLTVFPSNEMHLVKEWLENHPQVEEIGLTGGRTEQLRDVLKTMKSIEYIVEFEATLKGVRYLLEKEGHSIDQSIITNIGTGTSIHYMDGNTHARVGGTGVGGGTLIGLSTIMTGISDFDEIKANAYKGKREGIDLLVKDIYQGMDTPIDGNLTASNFGKVGITDQREFEQNNLLATTQGLIGEVISTLSIQLAVQYKTEHIVYIGSTLIDNEQLVKVIEHYTILKKHKPVFLEDCGFSGAIGALLNVREHSRK encoded by the coding sequence ATGTCAGCATGGATTGGAATTGATACAGGGGGTACGTTAACTAAGCTTGCCTATTTAGATGAACAACAGGAGCTGAAATTGACGGTCTTTCCATCTAACGAAATGCACTTAGTAAAAGAATGGTTGGAAAATCATCCTCAAGTTGAAGAAATCGGCTTAACCGGAGGACGGACTGAGCAATTGCGGGACGTTTTAAAGACGATGAAGTCGATTGAATATATAGTTGAATTTGAAGCAACTTTAAAAGGTGTGCGCTATTTGCTGGAAAAAGAAGGACACAGTATTGATCAAAGTATTATTACGAATATCGGTACAGGTACATCGATTCACTATATGGATGGCAATACACATGCCAGAGTAGGCGGTACAGGAGTAGGCGGCGGTACCTTAATCGGACTTTCTACTATTATGACCGGAATCTCAGACTTCGATGAAATAAAAGCAAACGCTTACAAAGGCAAGCGGGAAGGCATTGATCTGCTTGTAAAAGATATTTATCAAGGAATGGATACACCGATCGACGGCAATTTAACTGCCAGTAATTTTGGGAAGGTCGGTATTACCGATCAACGTGAATTTGAACAAAATAATCTCCTTGCAACAACACAGGGGCTGATCGGTGAAGTGATTTCCACATTAAGTATCCAGCTAGCCGTACAGTATAAGACGGAGCACATCGTCTATATCGGATCCACGCTGATCGATAATGAACAGCTTGTAAAAGTAATTGAACATTATACTATATTAAAAAAACATAAACCTGTTTTCTTGGAAGATTGCGGTTTTTCCGGTGCGATTGGTGCACTGTTAAATGTTCGTGAGCACAGCAGAAAATAA
- a CDS encoding MarR family transcriptional regulator, producing the protein MNPLFHILFQQNRYLVKQLNDVLKQHGLFSSQWTVLFLLHQNGKMTLTEIWKYLDVEAPTVTRTVTRLETLGWVERVQGADKREKMIDLTAKALELFPEIEESVLSFERKMTENLSEEEQAHLIQLLKKMEG; encoded by the coding sequence ATGAATCCGTTATTTCATATACTTTTTCAGCAAAATCGTTATTTAGTAAAACAGTTAAATGATGTTTTAAAACAACATGGACTATTCAGCTCACAATGGACGGTTCTTTTTTTATTGCATCAAAACGGGAAGATGACACTTACTGAAATATGGAAGTACCTGGATGTGGAAGCACCGACTGTTACAAGAACAGTCACTCGTCTGGAAACACTGGGATGGGTGGAAAGGGTGCAAGGAGCGGATAAACGTGAAAAAATGATTGACTTAACGGCCAAAGCATTGGAACTGTTTCCTGAAATTGAGGAATCCGTCCTTTCATTCGAACGAAAAATGACGGAAAATCTATCTGAGGAAGAACAGGCGCACCTTATTCAATTATTAAAAAAGATGGAAGGTTAG
- a CDS encoding MFS transporter, which produces MELQEQTNKIFTKRFISLFFTNMSIFLVFYGLITTLPLYAIGELGKSDDDSGLLVTVFLISAIVVRPFSGKLLDLFGKKRLLIISLILYFACTVLYLFFKPFLLLLALRFFQGIWFSIATTASGSLAADIVPKRRKGAGLGYFAMSTNLAVVYGPFIGLLIIQYSSFDMLFIVLSVFVAIGSLLALSIQTNDLPEPVIVDRNFKFSFNDLFERSALPLAALASLVAFSYASVLSFLSLYAEQKDLLSVASYFFAVFAVAMISIRPFTGKIYDTMGAKFVIIPSFFIFALGLIILGNANQEIPFLLSAIFIGAGYGTLTTSFQSLCIQATTIQRSGYATATYFTLFDIGIAIGSYLLGMVAVNLGYEFVYYIAAFIIIVVFALYMLLLNRQKHKTEQ; this is translated from the coding sequence ATGGAGCTTCAAGAACAAACAAATAAAATATTTACTAAGCGATTTATTAGTCTATTCTTTACGAATATGTCGATATTTCTAGTTTTTTACGGGTTGATCACGACATTGCCTTTATATGCAATCGGTGAATTAGGGAAATCGGATGACGATTCAGGACTGCTTGTAACCGTATTTTTAATTTCGGCTATAGTCGTTCGTCCGTTCAGCGGGAAGCTGCTGGATCTCTTTGGGAAAAAACGATTACTGATTATCAGTCTTATCCTTTACTTTGCATGCACGGTATTATATTTATTTTTTAAACCATTTTTACTTTTACTGGCGCTTCGTTTTTTCCAAGGGATATGGTTTAGTATCGCAACAACAGCTTCAGGCTCTTTAGCAGCCGATATCGTTCCAAAAAGACGTAAAGGGGCAGGGTTGGGCTACTTTGCGATGTCCACAAATTTAGCGGTTGTATACGGTCCATTTATCGGATTGCTTATTATCCAATATTCAAGTTTTGATATGCTGTTTATTGTCTTATCTGTCTTTGTGGCAATCGGCAGTTTGCTTGCCTTATCTATTCAGACGAATGATTTGCCGGAGCCGGTTATAGTAGACCGTAACTTTAAATTTTCATTTAATGATTTATTTGAACGAAGTGCATTACCGCTTGCCGCACTTGCCAGCTTAGTCGCATTTTCATATGCAAGTGTTCTATCGTTCTTATCGCTTTATGCGGAACAAAAGGATCTACTCAGTGTTGCCAGCTATTTCTTTGCGGTATTTGCTGTTGCGATGATTTCGATCCGTCCATTTACAGGGAAAATCTATGATACGATGGGTGCCAAATTCGTCATTATTCCGTCATTCTTTATATTCGCGTTAGGGCTGATAATCCTTGGCAATGCCAATCAGGAAATTCCGTTCCTATTATCGGCGATTTTTATCGGTGCAGGGTATGGTACGTTGACAACGAGTTTTCAGTCGCTTTGTATCCAGGCTACGACAATTCAGCGGAGCGGCTATGCAACAGCCACTTATTTTACGCTGTTTGACATAGGGATTGCGATTGGATCATATCTACTGGGGATGGTAGCAGTAAATCTTGGCTATGAATTTGTGTATTATATTGCGGCATTTATTATTATTGTCGTATTTGCACTGTATATGCTCTTGCTCAATCGTCAAAAACATAAAACAGAACAATAA
- a CDS encoding reverse transcriptase-like protein has product MLEVYIDGASAGNPGPSGIGVFIKGEGQQIKISEPIGITNNHQAEFIALLRGLEEALKIGSSFVSMRSDSKIVVSSIDKAYVKNEEFKPYLERALTLIEQFELFFIKWIPDKENKAADVLAREAILKNN; this is encoded by the coding sequence ATGTTAGAAGTCTATATAGATGGCGCCAGTGCCGGAAATCCCGGTCCTAGCGGGATTGGGGTATTTATAAAAGGTGAAGGACAACAGATAAAAATCAGTGAACCAATCGGGATTACAAACAATCACCAGGCCGAATTTATTGCGCTTTTACGTGGTTTGGAAGAAGCTTTAAAAATCGGTTCATCTTTTGTTTCCATGCGCTCCGATTCGAAGATTGTCGTCAGTTCGATCGACAAAGCTTATGTGAAAAACGAGGAATTCAAACCTTATTTAGAGCGGGCACTCACTTTAATTGAACAATTTGAGCTATTTTTCATAAAATGGATTCCCGATAAAGAAAATAAAGCAGCAGATGTTCTAGCACGCGAAGCGATTTTAAAAAATAATTAA
- a CDS encoding zinc-finger domain-containing protein: MNKVDVMKDIDELMDMYCADCLVIQDLRKERGKHGAHRFCIESCTVGEQLQFLGKEIMKVSEK, from the coding sequence TTGAATAAAGTAGATGTTATGAAAGATATTGATGAATTAATGGATATGTACTGCGCTGATTGTCTTGTCATTCAGGACCTTCGTAAAGAACGAGGAAAACATGGTGCGCACCGTTTCTGCATTGAATCTTGTACAGTAGGGGAACAGCTTCAGTTTCTTGGTAAAGAAATAATGAAAGTTTCCGAAAAATAA
- a CDS encoding SEC-C metal-binding domain-containing protein, which translates to MIGRNDPCLCGSGKKYKKCCEGKNQVTSQNVFQEEIENVLQTFYSNYPERKDIREFMELVRKWAPKLEKKLHKELVEAVALDEYFFHQRPDIWQNFLAKTAKKALRPSMIDLLKSWEQPIFFIGTVEDVKDDYFTAISALTGRTYHIQRESHKSIPLGMRVFAFLLPDGSNKENHVLAVSTLIFFHKEHAISFEQFTEAYKASRLPVEQFTKENHLLLWEGLVENGYEGEEFTPFEQEVVEQLKAFMSEKAIDNESFVAMVEDYLVEKQPTARKAGAIAAGAVRFGQDNDLFEQKFTVKEIGESFSVSPSSLNKYYQELNAFYNEKQLVTN; encoded by the coding sequence ATGATTGGACGTAATGACCCATGTCTATGCGGTAGTGGAAAAAAATACAAAAAATGTTGTGAAGGAAAAAATCAAGTAACTTCACAAAACGTTTTCCAGGAAGAGATCGAAAACGTATTACAGACTTTCTATAGTAATTACCCTGAACGAAAAGATATCCGTGAATTTATGGAATTAGTTCGTAAATGGGCACCGAAATTAGAAAAAAAATTGCATAAAGAATTGGTGGAAGCCGTTGCATTGGACGAATATTTCTTCCATCAACGACCTGATATTTGGCAGAACTTCTTAGCAAAAACAGCTAAAAAGGCGCTTCGCCCATCTATGATCGACTTATTGAAATCATGGGAACAGCCGATATTCTTCATCGGAACTGTCGAAGATGTGAAAGATGATTACTTTACAGCTATCTCTGCATTAACTGGCAGAACTTATCACATTCAACGTGAAAGCCACAAATCAATCCCTCTAGGAATGCGTGTGTTCGCCTTTTTATTACCGGATGGTTCAAACAAGGAAAATCACGTATTAGCTGTCTCTACCCTAATCTTCTTCCATAAAGAACATGCGATTTCTTTTGAACAGTTTACAGAGGCTTATAAAGCAAGCCGTTTACCTGTTGAGCAGTTCACAAAAGAAAACCATTTATTATTATGGGAAGGCTTAGTTGAAAACGGCTATGAAGGGGAAGAGTTTACACCTTTCGAGCAGGAAGTCGTGGAACAGTTAAAAGCCTTTATGTCGGAAAAAGCAATCGACAACGAAAGCTTCGTGGCAATGGTTGAAGATTACTTAGTCGAAAAACAGCCAACAGCACGTAAAGCAGGGGCTATCGCTGCCGGTGCAGTAAGATTTGGTCAGGATAATGACTTATTCGAACAAAAGTTCACTGTTAAAGAAATCGGCGAAAGCTTCAGTGTTTCCCCTTCTTCTTTAAATAAATATTATCAGGAATTAAATGCTTTCTATAATGAAAAGCAACTTGTTACAAATTAA
- a CDS encoding DMT family transporter: MSLQGKANILMVIVTMFWGLSYTFMVMGLESLEAFNVVALRCLIAFIIAGLIFLPKMLRVNIKTILYASVQGFLLFTIFALSLVGLKTTSAGNAGFILSLTVVLVPIMTSFIEKRLPSRAVSFAVVATMIGITVLTMRESMTFQIGDILVAIAAVCYSIYLILNSRFTKNVESISYGVYQLGVAGLFGAVFTIMFESPMFPSNSSGWIAVLGLGIICTAFCFIAQAVVQQYTSPTHTGLIFSLEPIFAAIFAMIFLGEGLTAQLVIGGAFILIGNTVAQLEQFVAMKKIPAPTHSETTL; this comes from the coding sequence TTGAGTTTACAAGGTAAAGCAAATATTTTAATGGTGATTGTTACAATGTTTTGGGGGCTGTCCTATACGTTCATGGTCATGGGACTGGAAAGTTTGGAAGCTTTTAATGTTGTAGCACTTCGATGCTTAATCGCATTTATCATTGCAGGGCTAATCTTTTTACCGAAGATGTTGCGCGTAAACATAAAAACGATTTTATATGCATCTGTACAAGGCTTCTTATTGTTTACAATTTTCGCCTTATCATTGGTGGGACTAAAAACGACTTCTGCTGGAAATGCAGGATTTATACTTAGTTTAACAGTTGTCTTAGTGCCGATCATGACAAGCTTTATTGAAAAACGGCTCCCTTCTCGAGCAGTCAGCTTCGCCGTTGTTGCTACAATGATTGGTATTACCGTTTTGACTATGAGAGAATCTATGACATTCCAAATCGGGGATATATTAGTTGCTATTGCAGCAGTTTGCTATTCAATCTACTTAATCTTAAATAGTCGATTTACTAAAAATGTCGAGTCGATTTCTTATGGTGTTTATCAGTTAGGTGTTGCCGGCTTGTTCGGAGCAGTGTTCACAATAATGTTCGAATCACCGATGTTCCCGTCCAATTCTTCCGGTTGGATTGCTGTACTTGGATTAGGTATTATTTGTACCGCGTTTTGCTTTATTGCACAAGCTGTTGTACAACAATACACTTCCCCTACACATACAGGGCTGATCTTTTCGCTTGAGCCTATTTTTGCAGCTATATTTGCGATGATTTTCCTAGGAGAAGGATTAACTGCGCAACTTGTGATTGGTGGCGCATTTATTTTAATCGGGAATACTGTTGCCCAGCTCGAACAATTTGTAGCAATGAAAAAAATACCAGCACCTACTCACTCTGAAACTACGTTATAA
- a CDS encoding LysR family transcriptional regulator yields MSLVKYEILNKVAEVHSFTKAASVLGLTQSAVSHAVSSLEKEFGFNLIHRNRTGVTLTEDGMKMLYEMRKVLLAEEHLQQTASNIIGVSQGTVRIGLISTISTHWMPNIIHIMDSEYPGIRIELREGDYYEIEQWLLQGEVDCGFLNRTSSKQFDFMPLKRDPLLCIVSSHSPLYDRTEIDLFEIEETPIIMPSYKGTNDVMTTFEKYGVFPNIRFELYDEKAIVSMVEHNLGISILPEMAISMLPDTVKALPLVQESYRILGLSTKQKLSPASQKFVEILKQWLENEEQ; encoded by the coding sequence ATGAGCTTAGTCAAATATGAAATTTTAAATAAAGTGGCGGAAGTACATAGCTTTACTAAAGCGGCTTCTGTTTTAGGACTCACACAATCAGCTGTAAGTCATGCTGTTTCAAGTTTGGAAAAGGAATTTGGCTTTAATTTAATTCACCGGAACCGTACAGGTGTAACGTTGACTGAAGATGGGATGAAAATGCTTTATGAAATGCGCAAAGTATTATTGGCGGAGGAGCATCTTCAGCAGACGGCTTCAAATATTATAGGGGTAAGCCAAGGGACAGTAAGAATTGGTCTAATATCAACAATCTCTACACATTGGATGCCGAACATCATTCACATTATGGATTCAGAGTACCCGGGCATTCGCATTGAATTGCGCGAAGGGGATTATTATGAAATTGAACAATGGCTCCTGCAAGGGGAAGTTGACTGCGGATTTTTAAACCGGACAAGCTCCAAACAATTCGATTTTATGCCTTTAAAACGGGATCCTCTGTTATGTATTGTGTCGTCGCATAGTCCGCTATATGATAGAACAGAGATCGATTTATTTGAAATTGAAGAAACACCGATCATAATGCCTTCCTATAAAGGGACAAATGATGTGATGACGACATTTGAAAAATATGGTGTATTCCCGAATATACGTTTTGAACTTTATGACGAAAAGGCGATCGTATCAATGGTAGAACATAATCTAGGTATTAGTATACTGCCAGAAATGGCGATATCGATGTTGCCGGACACTGTAAAAGCACTGCCTCTTGTACAGGAAAGTTACCGGATCCTCGGATTATCGACGAAGCAGAAGCTTTCACCGGCATCGCAAAAATTTGTGGAAATATTAAAACAGTGGCTGGAAAACGAAGAACAGTAA